One segment of Paenibacillus sp. FSL R7-0337 DNA contains the following:
- a CDS encoding 3-ketoacyl-ACP reductase produces MDLRGTSIVITGAGKGIGKALAMALAKEGANLGLISRTSADLEALKAALTEVYDIKVSIAVADIAVREEAERAVVALQKDLGPFDALINNAGIAQFGTFLEMDPADWERHMQINLFGAYYVTRAALPAMIERSSGNIINISSTAGERGFATGSAYCASKFALMGMTESLAMEVRKHNIRVVALTPSTVNTGLASDAGLKIGDEDRMMQPEDVAELTLAALKLPDRVFLKTAGIWTTNPQ; encoded by the coding sequence ATGGATTTGAGAGGAACCAGTATTGTCATTACAGGTGCAGGCAAGGGAATCGGCAAGGCGCTCGCTATGGCGCTGGCTAAGGAAGGTGCCAACCTGGGGCTAATCTCCAGAACCTCAGCGGATCTTGAGGCGCTGAAGGCGGCGCTGACCGAGGTGTACGACATCAAGGTCAGTATCGCCGTGGCCGATATTGCAGTACGTGAAGAAGCGGAGCGGGCGGTAGTAGCCCTGCAGAAGGACCTTGGGCCCTTCGACGCGCTTATTAACAACGCCGGGATCGCCCAGTTCGGCACGTTCCTGGAGATGGACCCGGCAGACTGGGAACGGCATATGCAGATCAACCTGTTCGGGGCCTATTATGTGACCCGTGCGGCACTGCCTGCGATGATTGAGCGTTCGAGCGGCAATATCATCAATATCTCCTCCACCGCAGGAGAACGCGGCTTCGCCACAGGCTCCGCCTACTGTGCCTCTAAGTTTGCTCTAATGGGCATGACGGAGTCACTGGCGATGGAGGTACGCAAGCATAATATCCGTGTCGTTGCGCTGACCCCAAGCACAGTGAATACAGGCCTTGCTTCCGATGCGGGTCTTAAGATCGGGGATGAGGACCGGATGATGCAGCCGGAGGATGTGGCCGAGCTGACGCTGGCTGCCCTTAAGCTGCCTGATCGCGTCTTCCTGAAGACGGCAGGCATCTGGACCACGAATCCGCAATAA
- a CDS encoding transcriptional repressor codes for MRTLNLTSQRQAVYDIVRNSHDHPTAAEVMNRLVEQGHNLAYGTVYNSLRYLTDKQMIRELKLGEAASRYDARLDDHQHIVCEICGAVDEVMSQVPQEWSDSVAADTGYSITHTHVVFGGICPACQSRNSRQN; via the coding sequence ATGAGAACCCTGAACCTTACCTCTCAGCGTCAAGCCGTATACGATATCGTCCGCAATTCCCATGATCACCCTACCGCTGCCGAAGTCATGAACCGGCTGGTCGAGCAGGGGCATAACCTGGCCTATGGAACGGTCTACAATTCCCTGCGCTATCTTACAGATAAGCAGATGATCCGCGAACTGAAGCTGGGCGAGGCGGCCAGCCGGTATGATGCGCGTCTGGACGACCACCAGCATATTGTCTGTGAAATCTGCGGTGCGGTGGATGAAGTAATGAGCCAGGTCCCGCAGGAGTGGAGCGATTCGGTAGCGGCGGATACGGGCTATTCGATCACTCATACGCATGTGGTATTCGGGGGGATCTGCCCGGCCTGCCAGAGCAGGAATTCACGCCAGAACTAG
- a CDS encoding methyl-accepting chemotaxis protein — protein sequence MNKKVRLNIRTKLITTYLLVLLVPSIIIGWLTYQSASSTMEEQLTNNAQESVIAVNQIISSNIQSKIDDILYFAGQLPADSINNEAAGLTAPELGSRLREYAALHPDVLDIYAGTSKGKSIRAAELELPEGYDPRKENTYINALKQGSGTVISPVFQTVKGESAIAVSAVLAGGDGVVSLDLNLSSLADMTKIKVGQEGYILIVDNSKKFLVHPTEAIGAESSLEFVKQMFGSESGSFDYVYKDAPKKMTFMVNELTGWRIGGTISLNEITQATSDIRETVWLVLSISVLLALVLIYFNIASILKPLIRLRKATERIAGGDLSQDIGDFRGDEIGLLAVNFRQMVDNLRQMIIGVQTMTDNVSFSAEQLSAGAEQTTKAIEHVTVAIQEVAAGTQQQVNSVHKGMASTAATTTEVAHISEFMKQVSVMMDKTSLSASEGNDSVISVVDKINGIHETVEEMGTVIDQLSERVGQIQGITGVISGISRQTNLLALNASIEAARAGEQGRGFAVVASEVRKLAEESGKSASLISEQVASIHSEMLRATSTMEDAKSKVMDGIMAVDTTGRSFSRIRRAIKGAAETIGGMNEGVQTLTAEADSLDQAISEIRGITEAAAGSTETISAAAQQQLASVEEIASSSADLSRQADELQQLVGRFKLYPGNEAPAVPEAVKPGEIRPEGQQNS from the coding sequence ATGAATAAAAAGGTGCGTCTGAACATCCGTACGAAGCTGATTACTACCTATCTGCTTGTCTTGCTGGTACCGAGCATCATTATAGGCTGGCTAACCTATCAATCTGCCAGCAGCACCATGGAGGAGCAGCTTACTAATAATGCCCAGGAAAGTGTAATTGCAGTGAACCAGATCATAAGTTCCAATATACAGTCGAAAATAGATGATATCCTCTATTTTGCCGGACAGCTTCCGGCAGATTCCATTAATAACGAGGCGGCTGGTCTGACGGCCCCTGAGCTGGGGAGCAGATTGAGGGAGTATGCGGCGCTTCATCCCGATGTGCTTGATATTTATGCCGGAACCAGCAAGGGAAAGAGCATCCGTGCGGCTGAGCTGGAGTTGCCGGAGGGCTATGATCCCCGCAAGGAAAATACATATATCAATGCGCTTAAGCAGGGCAGCGGCACAGTGATCTCCCCGGTATTTCAGACGGTGAAGGGGGAGAGCGCCATTGCGGTATCGGCGGTGCTCGCGGGCGGAGACGGCGTAGTCAGCCTTGATCTGAATCTGTCCTCCCTTGCCGATATGACGAAAATCAAGGTCGGCCAGGAGGGCTACATTCTGATTGTAGACAACAGCAAGAAATTCCTGGTTCATCCCACAGAAGCGATTGGCGCGGAATCTTCGCTTGAGTTCGTGAAGCAGATGTTCGGGAGCGAGAGCGGAAGCTTCGATTATGTATATAAGGATGCACCTAAGAAGATGACCTTCATGGTGAATGAGCTGACGGGCTGGAGAATCGGGGGCACCATCAGCCTGAATGAGATTACACAGGCAACCAGCGACATCCGTGAGACGGTCTGGCTGGTCCTCTCTATATCCGTGCTGCTGGCGCTGGTGCTGATCTATTTCAACATCGCGTCGATTCTGAAGCCGCTGATCCGCCTGCGCAAGGCAACTGAGCGGATTGCCGGCGGCGACCTGTCGCAGGATATCGGGGACTTCCGGGGGGATGAGATCGGTCTGCTGGCTGTGAATTTCCGCCAGATGGTGGATAATCTGCGGCAGATGATTATCGGGGTACAGACCATGACGGATAATGTCTCTTTCTCCGCTGAGCAGCTGAGCGCCGGGGCAGAGCAGACGACCAAAGCTATAGAGCATGTTACAGTGGCTATCCAGGAGGTGGCGGCCGGCACGCAGCAGCAGGTCAATAGTGTACATAAAGGGATGGCAAGCACAGCTGCCACCACAACCGAGGTAGCCCATATCTCGGAGTTCATGAAGCAGGTGTCGGTAATGATGGACAAGACCTCGCTGTCGGCTTCGGAGGGCAATGATTCGGTCATCAGCGTAGTCGACAAAATCAACGGGATTCATGAAACCGTGGAGGAAATGGGTACCGTCATTGATCAACTGAGCGAGCGGGTGGGGCAGATCCAGGGGATTACCGGTGTGATCTCGGGAATCTCGCGGCAGACGAACCTGCTGGCGCTGAATGCATCCATAGAAGCGGCCAGAGCCGGTGAACAGGGGCGCGGATTCGCTGTGGTAGCCTCGGAGGTCCGCAAGCTGGCAGAAGAATCCGGGAAGTCGGCAAGCCTGATCTCCGAACAGGTAGCCTCTATCCATTCAGAGATGCTCCGGGCTACGTCAACCATGGAGGATGCGAAGAGCAAGGTAATGGACGGCATTATGGCTGTGGATACAACGGGACGTTCGTTCTCGCGCATCCGCAGGGCAATTAAGGGGGCCGCAGAGACCATAGGCGGGATGAACGAAGGTGTTCAGACCCTGACTGCAGAAGCAGACAGTCTGGACCAGGCCATTAGCGAGATCCGCGGCATTACCGAGGCTGCGGCAGGCAGTACCGAGACGATCTCGGCAGCAGCCCAGCAGCAGCTTGCCTCGGTGGAAGAGATCGCCTCTTCCTCAGCCGACCTTAGCCGCCAAGCCGATGAATTGCAGCAGCTGGTCGGACGCTTCAAGCTGTACCCGGGAAACGAGGCTCCTGCCGTACCGGAAGCGGTCAAGCCTGGGGAGATCCGCCCTGAGGGCCAGCAGAATTCCTGA
- a CDS encoding MMPL family transporter has product MKGMSGYGKWVAGSKTKWITLLVWIVLVGVLTMLWPSVNSQVANNASNLPEDSQSVRASVVAEREFPAGSGVPALLVWHRDGGISEEDLVHITTVYGKLEQQPLEHQNFVPPLGKLPPQALQASLSEDRSTLVTPVLFDKTADSDQLGESLKSLKELIRTETGSDPSAAKPDSGDLSLRVSGPVGISVDATGLFKNADVSLLIATVILVLVFLLLIYRSPILALIPLIAVGFAYGVTSPVLGLMAREGWITVDSQAVSIMTVLLFGAGTDYCLFLISRFRQMLKVEENKGRALLSAISHSSGAIAMSGFTVVMALFALLLAKYGAYHRFAVPFSVSILIMGIASLTLVPALLAIFGRTSFFPFVPRTPQMEAERAKAKGRPVPQPQPARRKGIGYLVVSRPWAIVGITVVLLGVLASFSSGIKFTYDILSSFPKTMESREGFDLIGKQFSPGELAPAKLMVDTEGLSGGEDLKSVLSSLSYVDVVSDPQQGSVNPKITAYDIEFKDNPYSIEAMNHIPALQATVESALTESGIENAQDKVWISGQTATQHDTKELGERDTDLIIPVVIGLITVLLLVYLRSVVATVYLVGTVILSFFSALGLGWIIIHYVLGADAIQGSIPLYSFVFLVALGEDYNIFMISNIWKKRKHMPLKQAIAEGVNETGSVITSAGLILAGTFAVLASLPIQVLVQFGIITAIGVLLDTFVVRPFLVPAITVLFGRVAFWPGKHQEISEASASDTQR; this is encoded by the coding sequence ATGAAAGGTATGTCGGGCTACGGAAAATGGGTAGCAGGGAGCAAGACCAAATGGATCACTCTGCTGGTGTGGATTGTACTGGTTGGGGTGCTTACAATGCTCTGGCCTTCGGTGAATTCACAGGTTGCCAATAATGCCTCCAATCTGCCGGAGGATTCACAATCGGTGCGGGCATCGGTCGTTGCCGAGAGAGAATTTCCGGCCGGAAGCGGAGTGCCGGCACTGCTCGTATGGCATCGTGACGGAGGAATCTCGGAGGAGGATCTCGTACATATAACCACAGTATACGGCAAGCTTGAGCAGCAGCCTCTGGAGCATCAGAACTTCGTTCCGCCGCTGGGCAAGCTGCCGCCGCAGGCGCTGCAGGCGTCCTTGTCGGAGGACCGGAGCACGCTCGTCACCCCGGTGCTGTTCGACAAGACGGCGGACAGCGACCAGCTCGGAGAGTCGCTGAAGAGCCTGAAGGAGCTGATCCGGACGGAGACAGGGAGTGACCCGTCTGCCGCCAAGCCGGACAGCGGAGACTTAAGCCTGCGCGTATCCGGCCCGGTCGGAATCTCGGTAGATGCTACAGGGCTATTCAAGAATGCCGATGTGTCGCTGCTGATTGCCACCGTCATTCTGGTGCTGGTCTTCCTGCTGCTGATCTACCGTTCACCCATTCTGGCGTTGATTCCTCTGATAGCTGTAGGCTTTGCTTATGGCGTAACCAGCCCGGTGCTTGGTCTGATGGCCAGAGAAGGCTGGATTACGGTGGATTCGCAGGCGGTCTCAATTATGACAGTGCTGCTCTTCGGGGCAGGGACAGACTATTGCCTGTTCCTGATCTCGCGCTTCCGCCAGATGCTGAAGGTGGAGGAGAATAAGGGGCGTGCACTACTGAGCGCCATTTCCCATTCCTCAGGGGCGATTGCGATGAGCGGCTTCACCGTGGTGATGGCCCTCTTCGCTCTGCTGCTGGCCAAATACGGCGCGTACCACCGGTTTGCAGTGCCGTTCAGCGTCTCCATTCTGATTATGGGAATAGCCAGTCTGACCCTGGTTCCGGCCTTGCTGGCCATCTTCGGACGGACCTCCTTCTTCCCGTTCGTGCCGCGCACGCCGCAGATGGAAGCAGAGCGGGCCAAGGCCAAAGGCAGACCGGTGCCGCAGCCGCAGCCTGCCCGCCGCAAAGGAATCGGGTACCTGGTGGTATCCCGCCCGTGGGCCATTGTCGGAATTACGGTGGTGCTTCTGGGAGTGCTGGCCTCCTTCTCCAGCGGAATTAAGTTCACCTATGATATTCTGTCGTCGTTCCCGAAGACTATGGAGTCGCGGGAAGGCTTCGACCTGATTGGCAAGCAATTCTCCCCCGGTGAGCTGGCACCCGCCAAGCTGATGGTGGATACGGAAGGGTTATCCGGCGGAGAAGACCTGAAATCCGTGCTGAGCAGCCTGTCCTACGTGGATGTGGTCTCAGACCCGCAGCAGGGATCCGTCAACCCGAAGATTACCGCCTATGACATTGAGTTCAAGGACAATCCGTATTCGATTGAGGCGATGAACCATATCCCGGCACTTCAGGCTACGGTTGAGTCGGCCCTGACGGAATCCGGGATTGAGAACGCGCAGGATAAGGTATGGATCAGCGGCCAGACTGCTACCCAGCACGATACCAAGGAGCTTGGAGAACGGGATACTGATCTGATCATACCGGTCGTTATCGGCCTGATTACGGTGCTGCTGCTGGTCTATCTCAGATCTGTGGTAGCCACAGTGTATCTGGTGGGGACGGTAATCCTGTCGTTCTTCTCGGCACTGGGCCTGGGATGGATCATCATTCATTATGTGCTTGGAGCAGATGCGATCCAAGGCTCCATTCCGCTATATTCCTTTGTTTTCCTGGTGGCGCTCGGGGAGGATTACAACATCTTCATGATCTCGAATATCTGGAAAAAGCGTAAGCATATGCCGCTGAAGCAGGCGATTGCAGAAGGTGTGAATGAGACCGGCTCAGTCATTACCTCCGCCGGACTTATCCTGGCCGGTACGTTCGCTGTATTGGCAAGTCTTCCGATTCAGGTTCTGGTTCAGTTCGGGATTATCACTGCGATCGGTGTCCTGCTGGATACCTTCGTTGTCCGTCCGTTCCTGGTCCCGGCCATCACCGTCCTCTTTGGCCGCGTGGCCTTCTGGCCGGGCAAGCATCAGGAGATCAGCGAAGCCTCTGCTTCGGATACACAGCGGTAA
- a CDS encoding ABC transporter ATP-binding protein: MSEQNKAVKPPQGGRHGGFGGGPGGGPGMRMPAEKAKDFKGTLRRLVRYLRPRQVQLIIVFVMAIASTVFSIFSPKVMGKATTKLFEGAYGMMMDVPGAKIDFGYVNDILILLAGLYLFSALFSYIQQYVMAGVAQKVVYDMREQINSKLERLPLKYFDSRTHGEILSRATNDVDNISTTLQQSLTQLITSIVTIVGVIVMMLTISPWLTLITVVTLPLSFVVIMLITKRSQTYFVGQQKSLGQLNGHVEEMYTGHRIIKAFGREKNSLKDFNAINEDLYNSGWRSQFISGIIMPLMMFIGNLGYVLVCVVGGIFVTKKAIDVGDIQAFIQYSRQFTMPITQTANIANIIQSTIASAERVFELLDEKEEVPEVAATLAKRSADAEEGSVEFRHVQFGYKPGELLIEDMNIEVTPGQTIAIVGPTGAGKTTLINLLMRFYEISGGEIVIDGVNITDMKRSELRSKFGMVLQDTWLFNGTIRDNIAYGREGATEADVVRAAKAAHADHFIRTLPLGYDTILNEEASNISQGQKQLLTIARAILADPSILILDEATSSVDTRTEVQIQKAMNTLMHGRTSFVIAHRLSTIKDADLILVMNQGSVIEKGTHVELLEAGGFYADLYNSQFSGDDLPDAG, from the coding sequence ATGAGTGAGCAGAACAAAGCAGTGAAGCCGCCGCAGGGCGGAAGACACGGCGGCTTCGGCGGTGGACCGGGCGGCGGTCCCGGCATGAGAATGCCCGCCGAGAAGGCAAAGGATTTCAAGGGCACCCTGCGCCGCCTGGTCCGGTATTTGCGTCCGCGCCAGGTCCAGCTAATTATTGTATTCGTGATGGCGATTGCCAGTACCGTATTCAGTATTTTCAGCCCTAAGGTTATGGGGAAGGCAACGACCAAGCTGTTCGAGGGCGCTTATGGCATGATGATGGATGTGCCTGGGGCTAAGATTGATTTTGGCTATGTGAATGATATTCTGATCCTGCTGGCAGGCCTGTATCTGTTCAGTGCGCTGTTCAGTTATATCCAGCAATATGTAATGGCCGGTGTGGCACAGAAGGTTGTATACGATATGCGCGAGCAGATCAACAGCAAGCTGGAGCGGCTGCCGCTGAAATATTTCGATTCCCGGACTCACGGGGAGATTCTCAGCCGGGCGACCAATGACGTGGATAACATCAGCACCACCCTGCAGCAGAGCTTGACCCAACTGATCACCTCCATAGTGACGATTGTCGGGGTTATTGTGATGATGCTGACGATCAGCCCTTGGCTTACCCTGATTACGGTCGTTACGCTGCCGCTTAGCTTCGTGGTGATTATGCTGATCACCAAGCGCTCCCAGACCTATTTCGTCGGACAGCAGAAATCGCTGGGCCAGCTGAATGGTCATGTGGAGGAGATGTATACCGGGCACCGGATTATCAAGGCTTTTGGACGGGAAAAGAACTCCCTGAAGGACTTCAATGCCATCAATGAGGATCTGTATAACTCCGGCTGGCGCTCCCAGTTCATCTCCGGGATTATTATGCCGCTGATGATGTTCATCGGGAACCTGGGGTATGTGCTGGTGTGTGTGGTCGGCGGGATCTTCGTGACCAAAAAAGCGATTGATGTCGGCGACATCCAGGCGTTCATTCAGTATTCGCGCCAGTTCACCATGCCGATTACGCAGACCGCAAATATTGCCAACATCATTCAGTCCACTATCGCTTCGGCAGAACGTGTATTTGAACTGCTGGATGAGAAAGAGGAAGTCCCTGAAGTGGCTGCTACACTGGCGAAACGTTCTGCAGATGCAGAAGAGGGCTCTGTGGAATTCCGTCACGTGCAGTTCGGCTACAAGCCGGGTGAACTCCTGATTGAAGACATGAACATCGAGGTCACTCCGGGACAGACCATTGCGATTGTAGGACCAACCGGAGCCGGCAAAACCACGCTGATCAACCTGCTCATGCGCTTCTATGAGATCAGCGGCGGGGAGATTGTGATCGACGGTGTGAACATCACCGATATGAAGCGCAGCGAGCTGCGCAGTAAATTCGGTATGGTGCTCCAGGATACCTGGCTGTTCAACGGGACCATCCGCGATAATATCGCTTACGGCCGGGAAGGGGCTACGGAGGCTGATGTGGTGCGTGCAGCCAAGGCTGCACATGCCGATCACTTCATCCGTACGCTGCCGCTCGGGTATGACACGATTCTGAATGAAGAGGCCTCCAACATCTCCCAGGGTCAAAAGCAGCTGCTTACCATCGCCCGGGCGATTCTGGCCGATCCGTCCATCCTTATTCTGGATGAAGCAACCAGCAGCGTAGATACACGCACAGAGGTGCAGATTCAGAAGGCGATGAACACGCTGATGCACGGCAGAACCAGCTTCGTGATCGCTCACCGCCTGTCCACCATCAAGGACGCCGATCTGATCCTGGTGATGAACCAGGGCAGCGTGATTGAGAAGGGTACCCATGTGGAACTGCTGGAAGCCGGCGGCTTCTATGCCGATCTCTATAACAGCCAGTTCTCCGGGGATGACCTGCCGGACGCAGGCTGA
- a CDS encoding FAD-dependent oxidoreductase: MNAQEPHSQGLPQFPESLWVGSTGLPSFPRLAEDHVTDVAIVGTGITGITTAYLLSKAGYKVTLLEAGQILGGATGYTSAKISAQHGMIYHDLVKHFGEEQARMYYQSNSEAMEWMIATAEELDLSCGMKREAAYLYADQGDEKTLKALNKEFEAYGKLGLPGEWLDQVPLPLGAGGAIRMPDQARFHPLEYLKGLLQAVLDRGGTVFEHTMIGEKADTDGQIILHTEGEKFQIRCRHAVSASHFPFYDGGSLYFSRLHAERSYCLAFEPETDYEGGMYLSAGEPTRSLRAVEWGDKKLVIAGGENHKTGQGICTFGHYENLERFAGELLGIRSIPFRWSTQDLITLDRVPYIGKRAEDEEIYIATGFGKWGMTNGTAAARLIADGILGSSNPYTRLYDPSRFKAVPAIKNFIVQNLSVAKELVAGKVEIVHTKTKDLEPDQGAVVFHDGKRAGAYRDPEGQLHLVDRTCTHMGCECEWNNAERSWDCPCHGSRFSYEGDVIEGPATLPLKTITPEE; encoded by the coding sequence ATGAATGCACAGGAACCCCATTCGCAAGGTCTTCCGCAATTTCCGGAATCGTTATGGGTAGGCAGCACCGGGCTGCCGTCTTTTCCGAGACTTGCTGAAGATCATGTCACAGATGTAGCTATTGTAGGAACAGGAATTACCGGGATTACTACCGCTTATCTGCTGTCCAAGGCCGGATATAAGGTCACACTGCTTGAAGCCGGACAAATACTCGGCGGGGCTACCGGCTATACCAGCGCCAAAATCTCCGCCCAGCACGGCATGATCTATCATGATCTGGTGAAGCATTTCGGCGAGGAGCAGGCCCGGATGTATTATCAGTCGAACAGCGAGGCCATGGAGTGGATGATTGCCACAGCAGAGGAGCTGGACCTGTCCTGCGGGATGAAGCGGGAGGCGGCCTATCTGTATGCGGATCAAGGCGACGAGAAGACACTCAAGGCGCTGAATAAGGAATTCGAGGCTTATGGCAAGCTGGGACTACCCGGAGAGTGGCTGGATCAGGTACCCCTGCCGCTGGGCGCGGGCGGAGCCATCCGGATGCCGGATCAGGCACGTTTTCATCCGCTGGAGTATCTGAAGGGGCTGCTGCAGGCTGTTCTGGACAGGGGCGGCACCGTATTTGAGCATACGATGATCGGGGAGAAGGCCGATACGGACGGACAGATAATCCTGCATACCGAGGGAGAGAAGTTCCAGATCCGTTGCCGCCATGCCGTGTCTGCTTCCCACTTCCCCTTCTATGACGGCGGGTCCCTCTACTTCTCGCGGCTGCATGCCGAACGCTCCTACTGTCTGGCGTTCGAGCCGGAGACGGATTATGAGGGCGGCATGTATCTGAGTGCCGGTGAACCGACCCGCTCGCTGCGGGCCGTGGAATGGGGAGACAAGAAGCTGGTCATTGCCGGCGGGGAGAACCACAAGACCGGTCAAGGCATCTGTACATTCGGCCATTATGAGAATCTGGAGCGGTTCGCCGGGGAGCTGCTGGGCATCCGTAGTATTCCGTTCCGCTGGTCCACCCAGGATCTGATCACGCTGGACCGGGTTCCCTATATCGGCAAGCGCGCCGAGGACGAGGAAATCTATATCGCCACCGGCTTCGGGAAGTGGGGCATGACGAACGGAACCGCGGCTGCCCGCCTGATCGCAGACGGCATTCTGGGGAGCAGCAACCCCTACACCAGGTTATATGATCCCTCACGCTTCAAGGCAGTCCCTGCCATTAAGAACTTCATCGTGCAGAACCTCTCTGTCGCTAAAGAGCTGGTCGCCGGAAAAGTGGAGATTGTACACACCAAAACAAAGGATCTGGAGCCGGATCAGGGTGCTGTTGTCTTCCATGACGGCAAACGCGCGGGTGCCTACCGCGATCCCGAAGGCCAATTGCATCTTGTCGACAGAACCTGTACCCACATGGGCTGTGAATGCGAATGGAATAACGCCGAGCGTTCCTGGGATTGCCCGTGTCACGGCTCCCGCTTCTCCTATGAAGGCGATGTAATCGAAGGTCCGGCGACCTTGCCGCTTAAGACAATTACGCCGGAAGAGTAA
- a CDS encoding antibiotic biosynthesis monooxygenase — MLVVTNTIKIKEGHGQALASRFSADNGVQSIPGFIRMEVWHAAPKEGVEELKICTVWENEEALNGWTSSPAFRDSHRGAGRNEAIVSSSLDKYELVHSRTPDVQAD; from the coding sequence ATGCTGGTAGTTACCAATACGATTAAGATCAAAGAAGGGCATGGTCAAGCGCTGGCCTCACGGTTCAGCGCAGATAACGGGGTGCAGAGCATCCCCGGCTTCATTCGCATGGAGGTGTGGCACGCCGCCCCTAAGGAAGGCGTGGAGGAGCTGAAGATCTGCACCGTATGGGAGAATGAGGAGGCACTGAACGGCTGGACCTCTAGTCCCGCCTTCCGGGACTCGCACCGCGGTGCCGGCCGGAATGAAGCCATTGTCAGTTCCTCGCTCGACAAGTACGAGCTGGTGCACAGCCGTACTCCGGACGTTCAGGCTGACTAG
- a CDS encoding GerAB/ArcD/ProY family transporter: MMAKSRYFYCLFLMNSLINIINFTPRELIDARFEGAQSSIVIAVVTGTLFIYLFTKVINKFPGQGLPEIFGAALPKLLASPLIFIYALLWYTAGALIMLSFVDITLRFISPDTWPYAVLLGFLAVVCLCSRMDSLSLLYGLEVTLGITLPLILYATVKAVVNPDFSWDAVLQIMTFPACAGYEQPRSGNLYIQRVHQFSDFQPGVSWLEAEASLDLESGGAAGAGLDFLCTYRVSRNGRDRAACLYLVHNGGQHPH, from the coding sequence ATGATGGCAAAAAGCCGTTATTTCTATTGTCTGTTTCTCATGAATTCTCTGATCAATATCATTAACTTCACCCCGCGGGAGCTGATCGATGCCCGGTTTGAAGGTGCGCAGTCCTCCATTGTGATTGCGGTGGTAACAGGTACTCTGTTCATCTACTTGTTCACCAAAGTCATCAATAAATTTCCCGGGCAGGGATTGCCGGAAATCTTCGGAGCGGCCTTGCCCAAGCTGCTGGCCTCCCCGCTGATCTTCATCTATGCTCTTCTCTGGTATACGGCCGGGGCACTGATTATGCTGTCCTTTGTGGATATTACCCTGCGGTTCATCAGCCCGGATACCTGGCCTTACGCGGTGTTGCTCGGCTTCCTGGCAGTTGTCTGCCTCTGTTCGAGGATGGATTCACTGTCGCTGCTCTACGGGCTGGAGGTGACACTCGGGATTACCCTGCCTTTGATCCTGTATGCGACAGTCAAGGCGGTGGTTAACCCGGACTTCAGCTGGGATGCCGTACTGCAGATTATGACATTCCCTGCATGCGCCGGATATGAACAGCCTCGCAGCGGCAACCTTTACATTCAGCGGGTACATCAATTTAGCGATTTTCAACCGGGTGTTTCATGGCTTGAAGCTGAAGCATCTTTGGATCTTGAGTCTGGAGGGGCTGCTGGTGCTGGCCTTGACTTTTTATGTACCTATCGGGTATCACGGAACGGTCGGGATCGAGCGGCATGTCTATACCTGGTTCACAACGGCGGACAGCATCCGCATTGA
- a CDS encoding Ger(x)C family spore germination C-terminal domain-containing protein gives MFNLLSRSNLRTNFPAHIGSGMYQYYTESSSSGYKIVVPREGDPYIRYTIRIRAILEENSTEEMITHQMLKKIGVAGAAELSGAVKALLVKIRESGMDPVGWGLHYGARHWNNGTEMTVWKSLYPRLDFQVNAKVDVKYSGMIK, from the coding sequence CTGTTCAATCTGCTGTCCCGTTCCAATCTGCGGACGAACTTCCCCGCCCATATAGGCAGCGGAATGTACCAGTACTATACCGAGAGCTCCTCCTCCGGCTACAAGATTGTTGTTCCCCGGGAAGGTGATCCTTACATCCGCTATACCATTAGAATCCGTGCGATCCTGGAGGAGAACAGTACGGAGGAGATGATTACCCACCAGATGCTGAAAAAGATTGGAGTGGCCGGTGCAGCGGAATTAAGCGGTGCCGTCAAGGCACTGCTGGTCAAAATCCGGGAGAGCGGCATGGACCCGGTGGGCTGGGGACTGCATTACGGGGCGAGGCACTGGAATAACGGGACGGAAATGACGGTATGGAAGAGTCTGTACCCACGGCTTGATTTTCAGGTGAATGCCAAAGTGGACGTTAAATACTCGGGAATGATCAAATAG